The sequence below is a genomic window from Anopheles cruzii chromosome 3, idAnoCruzAS_RS32_06, whole genome shotgun sequence.
GCGGTGTTCGGGTAGCTGTTTACTCCGCAGATATCGAGCGCCAGCAGGCTCTGCCGGTCGATCACGGCGGACGAGTACGGGCTGCTGGCGGTGCCCGCCGTGTAGCGGTTGATCCAGTCCAGATACGTCGCCACATCGCTAAACCCGGCAAAGTCTGCCGACTGACAGTGCTGCCCGCTGAACGACACAATCCCGCGCACGTACCACCGACTCTCGATTTCGAAGTACATCCCACCGCCACTGTCACCGCTGCAAACCGTAGTACCTGCGGAAGGTGGTAAAATACACTAAAGACCGAGCTATCGACCGAGGGAAACGACTTTACTTACCATTACGGAAACCGGCACAGTACACGTGGCGTGTAAGGACGCGACCGAAAAGATCGCGATTGCTGTCCAGGCATGTCTGCGTATCGACGATGGGCATATACGCGACCCGTAACCGATCCGCCACAGCACCCACCTCGGTGATGCCAAACCCGACCACCGATCCGACACGACCAACCCACGGTCCAATGTCCGTTTTCGCCCGGTCCCACAGGCAGATCGGTTGCACGTAGTCCGTGAACTTCATATCCGTCGCCAACTTGATCAGCGCGATGTCATTGCGGACCGCACTCGCACTGTACTGCTCGTGGACAATAATCCGGTCAGCCTGGTGCTCCTGGGTGTGCTGCTCGGCCGCGTACAGATAGGTCCGCCCAACCTGCACCGACAACCGGTCCACTGTAAGAACTCCCTGGTGAGATGTAACACAGTGGGCGGCtgtcaaaaaaaaacggtggttAGAAAGGAGCAGACTGGCCTCGCTGGCCCGGGGGGAGGCTTACCTGTCAGAATGGTGTTCTCGTTGATGATCGTCCCCCCACACTGGTACATGAACGTCCGTTCGAGCCGATGGAAGATGGCCGCATGCCACGGCCACTGGCCCGAGATGGCTTCCTCGCCGCCAAAGATTAGCTTCGCATAGTCGACCTTACGTTCGCCACAGCCCTGGCCAAGTGCTCCCCGGTGCAGGAGGAGCCACGCCAATACAAACACCACACTCACCCAGTAGCTCGCAGGGGACCACATGCCTGATCCGCTTGATAAGCCCACCTGATCGTGACTGATCTCGCGATCGTGCGCCGTCGACCGAAAGGGTGTCGTCGACGAAATCGAATTTTGTTGACACTTTGAGTTAGAACGCACGCGGAAAGCGCATCCCGTCGAGGCGAAACCTGTTTCGGGGAGCCGGTTCTTCGGCGATTTGGGGAACCCAATCGATAGATAGCGGAAACGCCAAAATTGGCGGTTTCTCGGAATGCGTCACGCGAACAGGGCCCGGCCAGAGCGGTTTGACGTCAGAAGTAACTGTTTTGGGCGCGCTAGACTTAAGGCGCTGAGACTAAGAAATCCGACCGAACGGTTTATGAATTGATAGATTATTTCTTGCCGTATACGAGtggtgttcaaaaagtaatgataattttgcatttacgcgggctacataagtccgattttcgatttttttgtggcgataagttactacacatatcagtgatttatggtgaacagttcggccattttgagtaatcggtcaatttttgacagctgtttagcttggacaagatttgactcatcttcgatttttgtctcttccataaaatggatggcaaagaatctttataaaatttggtgtgaaaaacgaaaatattcgattggacgcaatcgatttgttgactgtggcttatggtgcagcttttaagaccaaaagcattgcttatcggtgtttcaaatttttctcagtgggccgagaagatgtgaacgtcgaaaagcctactttgatcgattgtgaacagttttgcttgcagttttcttcgattgcagggtcgtgttgcatcatgagttcttgccaAATAACAGAACGGTCAATAcaaaatatttcctgcaagttatgcgaaattcgcccgaagcaatccgtcacaaatgtccggatttgtgggaaacccaaaattggctgtcgcgcccctgctcacacgtcgtggtttctgcgcgaatttttgacaaaaaaaaaaactttaatgataccaaagccaccgtattctgtagatctggcctcctgttactttttcatgttccggaaaccaaaaggaggcatgaaaggacgacgccacgatacgatgtaggcgataaagacggcatcgagatgagtcaaatcttgtccaagctaaacagctgtcaaaaattgaccgattactcaaaatggccgaactgttcaccataaatcactgatatgtgtagtaacttatcgccacaaaaaaatcgaaaatcggacttatgtagcccgcgtaaatgcgaaattatcattactttttgaacacccctcgtaTGCCATAATCTTAGGTTTCATGGTTCGGTTCAACTTATCTGTGCTCCGGGACATTAACTGGACACAGCGACTGCAACTATTTGGGCTTTTTAATACGTagtttcggttattttttggCAGGTCGGCATAAACCCAGCGTACCAggtgctggagctggagtACTCACTGAACAAGATCGGTGCCAGGGCGATCGTGGCCACCGAAGGGTTTCGGCAGGCGAACTACTACGGCATGCTGTCCCATATCGCTCCCGAGCTGGCCACATCAAAACTGGGCCAACTGACCAGCAAATCGGTTCCTTCGCTCCGGAGCGTCATCATCGATAGCAAGAAGAAGCTACCGTAAGTCGAAGAAGCAGCGAAGAAAGGGGTTTCCGTCAGTTTTGTACACCGTTTGGTCGTTTCGTATCGACAGAGGAGCGTTCCGGTTTGACGATCTGTTCGAGCTGGCGGGCGAGCAGGACATCGCGAAGATCGAACGGCTGCAGCCACGGATCTCGCCGGACAGTGGCGTCAACCTGCAGTTTACCTCCGGCACGACGGGAAGTCCGAAGGCGGCTCTGATGTCACACTATGGCTTCGTCAATAATGGGTTGCACATCGGCGAGCGTCACGAGCTCGACCGGAAGGAGCACCGGATGTGCGTCCAGGTGCCACTGTTCCACGCGTTCGGCATGGTGATTGCCCTGATGGCGAGCATCTCGTACGGCTCGACGGTGGTTCTTCCGTCGGCCGGCTTCAAAGCGGCCGATTCCTTGGCTGCTATCGTACGGGAAAGGTACGTTCCAGTCAATCGCGGACCATATCTCACGGATGCTCCATCTTATTACAACTCTATGGATCAATCGGAACCAAAATAGGAGAACAATGTCTAAGTGGTGTCCAAGAATCCTTTTAGAAGAATTGTTTAATTAGAAGAAGCCTTTTACATTTGCCTCTTCATATTTGACTATCTCGATGAGATCTCTTCGAGATCCATTGACCATCATTATTCACTATCAAGTGTTTCGAATGTTGAAGACAAGATCTTTTTAACATGAATGATCTTACTTCAATACTGTTGGCAACGGTTTTTCCCCTGTTTTCAGATGCACGGTAATCCTCGGAACACCGACCATGTATGTCGATCTGGTGCGGCGCATCGTCGAGTCCGGGGCCCGGCTGGAGACACCGGAAATAGCGACCACCGGTGGGGCTACCTGCTCGCCGAAGCTGTTTGCCGACATGAAGCACACGCTCGGTGTACGGAAGGTAAAAACGGTGTTCGGAATGACGGAAACGACGGCTGTCATCTTCCAGTCGCTCCACGAGGAAACTCCGGAGGATGTACAGGAAACGGTGGGTCACGTAACCGACCATTACGAGGCGAAGGTGATCGACACCGCCGGCCACACTGTGCCATTCGGGGAAGCCGGAGAGCTCTGTGTCCGCGGATACGGAACGATGCTCGGGTACTGGGGCGACGAGGAGAAGACGCGTGAGACGATCGGGGCAGATCGGTGGCTGAAGACGGGCGATCGATTCGCGCTGCGGGAGGACGGATATGGTAAGATCGTTGGACGACTGAAGGAGGTCGTGATACGGGGTGGAGAGAACATTTACCCGAAGGAGGTGGAAGACTTCCTCAACACGTACCCGAAGATCCTGGAAGCGCACTGCGTCGGGGTGCCGGATGAACGGTTGGGCGAGGAGCTCTGTGCCTACGTCCGACTGAAGGATCCCTCCGAGCGAATAGATCGCGAGGAAGTGCGACGGTACTGTGAAGGGAAACTGGCATACTATAAGGTGCCAAAGTATGTGCGCGTCTTGAACGAACTGCCCAAAACGACCTCCGGGAAGGTGCAAAAGTTCAAGCTGCTGGAGCTCTTTACGAACGAACAGGAACATGCTCAGAAATAAACAACTCAGTTTTATATTCTTATCGTTTGGTGAATCATTTGATCAGATAGATCATACTAGACTGTTGCTAATTTAGGTTAAAAGTACAATTGAACTTTAAGGTAGATAATTTTAAAGCACGATTAAAGATTTTCCGGTAAACGCACTAATTTGTCTTCCATTTCAAACAATCTATTTTTCGACGATGGGGCCTAAAatgtaatattttaattaaataattttcaaatcaTTACTTACGAATGAGCAgcatgttttgcataaaacacaaacgcaCTTGCTTACAATATCGTGTTGAAGACACATTTcacgatgaaatatttcaacgtGAACATATTTAAGCGGGAACATTCAAAAAGCCGttaagaaaaatacatttgtgcagaaaacataaattaaaatcgtaCTCTTGGAACCTGGTTTTCTGTTTAATCTACTTCTCTTCTACCTCTTCTACAAACCATGTTTATTTACCACAACCATGAAATGGTAGTATTAAATTAATTGTAGTTTGCACATGTTACATGTAAAATTCCTCAATCAGAAGAACATCAAGCAGAGGTTGTAGAGAAAAGCCGAAATTCGTTCTTTAAGATTGGTGCCGACGAAAATAAGAAACGATTCTTGTCGACGCCAAACAACATATCCTAATAATTAAAACGCGAGAATTAAAAGAATCACAACATAATGAATTTGTATACTTCtacgtttcgtttttcgttcagAGGCTACAAACAGTTTCGGATGCAAATTACATGTTAAACCgaagaaatgaaaactatAGCGTTTTAATGTATTGCAATATGCATTACCATTTGCATTCATctgtattttttatgtttatatgATCACCAGTTTAgctttctcgttctcgttATTCCGTTAGCTGCGCCACGCGTCTCACTGCCGTCCGTTTACTGCCGTCCGACACATGCTTAACAAGATTACTTTACATTCTGCTTTGGGATTAAATTATGTGTCTGGTTGTAATAGAATTTTAGCTTTCGATAAAGTTCGCCATAGCTCACAACTCTCAATCTCCAACCGATACCGCTGGCGACTAAACACACCCTTGACACAGTTGTGTGATCTCCGTTCACCCGTGTTTCTGTAATTCCAAAACTCGAATATTAAGTAGATCATGGTTTTCTAGTTAATGtttctgggtgtgtgtgtgtgtctgtgtgttttccCAAATTGGTTATTGTATTTGTCTCGCTAGACATTTTGCCAACTCAATTCTAGCACAATTAGTTTTAGTTCTATCGAGTGCAACGATGATGCCAAACACCTTCGATACGATACTCAAAATACTTCTCTCGAAATGTGGCTTTTAAAGAGTTTCTTGACCATCCCTCATCctccgttttctgttttcatgCTAAATGCTACTGAGCGTACAAATCTCTCTTATTCTCAACACAACAAATTAATTCTAATTATTGGAGCTCCCACTTGACTCAACTTTCTGTGTACACGCGATCCCCCCCACGATAAACGGTAAGCCGCTTTCGCTCACGACGATGTTGTTCGCGTAAGTGACGAAGGACCCCTTTGCAAAAGGGTGGAAAAGGTAGAGTTTTACAACGATCCGCTAGCGGCCTGCGATCGGACACAGACACAGATCGGTTCGATGAAATACAacccgtggccaccgcttGCAGCCGCTCGAtagatttttttccaaattttctcCAACAACAAGGCAACAGGTTAGGTGATAGGAGAAAGGTTGAATGATATAATACAAAGCAAAATGTACAAAAAGGTGTCGAGAACGGGGTACATATGCGACAGGGTCAAAGGGTTAGGTAATATCCATCGAGACTTCCGCTTCCTATTACAACTATCCTTTAAATGGTCCAAATACGCTGTTCATGTTTATCCTACTCGCCAGCGCGCTGATTAACAGACTGTCACAAACTTCATTCGCTGCTAATTCTCTTTATTCCCATAAAAACTCAAATGTTGCATCCACTGCATCCAACCTTTTCGTGGTGGAAATAGAAGTAAGGTACCAGAGAATATACTAAAAATGAGcgatgaaaagaaaatgtttgcaaaaaaattaataatggGCCGCAGCCACAATGAAAGTAAAAACCAAAGTGTCTTATACTTTGTAATCAGTGTAGTTGTATCTTTTCCATTTCTACCATCCATTAAATATTCACATGCCCTTCctatccctctctctctttgccgTACTCTCTCATTCTTAGACATTCTTTCGGTCACATACAACTTGGTGGACGTTACAAGTAAGCACGATAAACGATTATTATTAAACACGAAACAAACTTACACACTAAAAAAAATAATAGACAACTAATAAGCAACTCGCTCTCGAACTAAGTCAATAAGAATTCAAACTAACCTAGTAAACCCTACGTGGGATCGGACCAGCGCCGAGAGGTACGAAGGACAGCCGTTGGTCACTGCGCGCGGTCGAGTTCGGAATCACTTGCGACGCTTTTCGGACGCTCGAATGACGGAAGCTTCGAAAAGCGCTTTGCTCCGTGTTTTTCCTCGTCCATCGAGCGTCCATCATTCGGCGATTCTGGCGCTGGgaaatttggttttctttaaGAAACAATTTTCCCGCCAGTCGCCTCCGTTCCTGCTCCGTCTGTCGTCCCGCTACAATATTTGTCTCGGCGACCGGCGGCATCTCGGTTGGTGAACCTAGaaactgtcgtcgtcgtgtcatACGATCGATTCCGAGCCCGGGTCTCCGTCCTCAGACCAGCTAACCTCCATCGGAGTGTCGTTCCCCTCGCCACCGTCCCCGTTGGCGCTTCCCGCATCACCCGTCCCGTTCAGACTCGCCACGATCTTCTTCATCAGAGCGTCCTCCAGCGAGACGTTCGAATGGCGCCgccgatggtggcggtggtgatgacGGTGCTCCTTCGGTACTTTTCCCTCGCCCATGCCCTCCATGTCACCGTGCATCCTTTCGCTGCTCCGCTTACCGCTTATCGATCCACTCGGGAGCGTTGCATGTACCGGGCTGCGGCCATCGCTGCTCCCACACGACAGACTTCCTTCTTCGGACAGcaaacacgacgacgaagaggaagatGATGCCGAGGAGCTGGATGACGAGGAGCTCACGGAAGCGGATGATGATGCCTCATCGTCGGAGTTTGCACCCGAAACTAGAGCTTCACCGGCCGCCTCCAGAGGGCGACCGGTGCAGCTCCcattggtggtggcggcactCCCGTTGGACTTTCGCGTAAATTCTCTTCGCTTCTCCCGAGCCGTCGCCGTTCCAGCGCCACCGTTGCTGAGCTTTGGCGAACCGGTCAAAGCGGTCGTATCGCACGTGATGAGTCCCCGATTTTCTTTGCTCTTCTTAAAGTTTGGCGTTTTATCACGATGGAACACTTCCACCGGCATGTCGACGACGCACGACGtctgcccgccgccgccgcccatcgGTGACTggggccgccgtcgggtggcGAACGGGCTCTCCGGTTCGCTCAGCAGTTCGGTTTCTTCGAGAAAAAGATCTTTCGTTCGCTGGTGAGGTTGCTGCTCCCCGAACGATTGCTTGCTCgtgccggccaccagcagttCGTTGTCCTCGGACAGGTAGCGCTTGTGCGCGTACGGTGAGCTACTGTACAGGGGTTGCTCCTTCCACGACGAGCCGGCCAATTCGTGCGGCATGCGCACCGGTTTCGGCGCGCTCAAAGCCACCGTTGTCGATGCACCCGAGTTCGAGCGGACAATCTTTTTCGGCGGTTCCACCGCCTTAATGCTAACCGACTTCGAGCGCAACCGCTGGCTGACGGCCGATACGGGGCTACAGAtcccaccgccggccggcttaGTCGGTGACATATCGCTCGAGTGTTGCCGGAGAATCGAAGTGGCCGAAGTCGACTGTTGAATACCAGCACCGCAGCCGTTTGACTGACTGAGAGCGGTACATTTGGGCCGCTTCGCTACCGATTCGGTGTAGGCGGCACTGGAGCGAAAGGACCCAGCACGACGCACCATTCGCGAGGCGGACACCTCCGGCGGTTCGTCGTCGATTTCGAGCACCCACGAAACGGAGTCACTCTTCTCCACCATGCCCTTGATGACCGGGGACGTTGGCGGCGAAATGTCGTCCATATCGAAGAACCGATCCGAGCAGCTCGAGCGGGACGTCGTGTGGCTCAGTTGATGGGCCGATGAggcgtgctgctgttggccgccaccaccaccggctgtGGCCGGCGCACTGTGGTCCAGGCTCGACTTGGATGTGTTCAGCATCATGCAGCTCGAGTTTTCGTGGTAACTCTTCGACAGCTCGGCGTACGCGAGGGTAAACTTCTCCGAGTTCTGCTTCAACCGCCACTGGAGCTCCTCGTTGTGCAGCGAGAGCCGCGTTTTGATTTTGCTCTCCTGGCACAGGTTGTCCTGCAAATGTTTCAGCTTTTGTTGCAGCTCCCTGTGGAAAGAAAAGGGACGGTGCCAGGTTAGCTTCCAGCGAACTGATTGGATTGTACTTTTCACTCGCTACTTACTTTTCCTCCTCCGTTTTGGTTTTCAGCTGCACCTGCAGATCTTCGATGCGCGACTCGAGGCCCGAAATCTTCACCAGCGCCCCCGGCAGATCCTTCGCATCCCGCTCGTACTGCTGCGTTTGTTTGCGCAGTTCGGAGATTTCACGCTGCTTCAGGTCCAACACGCACCGCAAACTTTCCACCTCGTCCTGCAGCACCTGCAAATGGTTGATGTTGCCAGAGGAACGGTTCAGCTGCAGCGGAATGTTAATCGCTTGGGGTGAAGCAGCGACCCCCGTGGCAGAGACATCCATCGCGGCGAAGCTGTTACGCGACTGTCGCAGTACCACGCACTCGTCCTTCGTGATGGACAGTTTTTCCTCAAGCTCGCGCTCCTTCTGCTCGGTTTCGCGCCTCGTTCGCTCCTGATCGCGCGTAAGGGTGTTCACCTGCTCGATCAGATCCCTTTCGCGCATGGCCGCCGCCTGCAACCGCTCGCTAAAGGCCAGCTCGCTGGAGTGCACCTTGTCGCGCAGCTCGTTCTCGGTACA
It includes:
- the LOC128271778 gene encoding medium-chain acyl-CoA ligase ACSF2, mitochondrial, with the protein product MALRWLAASVKLHRGHRAGWIRCAQTVRTQSTQDQDQHERRQSYVHHIGSKPLVYRNVGQHLRLAAERFPDNEAVVSCHESTRLTFSAVLDKVDRLAASFYQLGLQQGDRVAVWAPNGILFYLTNLAVARAGMISVGINPAYQVLELEYSLNKIGARAIVATEGFRQANYYGMLSHIAPELATSKLGQLTSKSVPSLRSVIIDSKKKLPGAFRFDDLFELAGEQDIAKIERLQPRISPDSGVNLQFTSGTTGSPKAALMSHYGFVNNGLHIGERHELDRKEHRMCVQVPLFHAFGMVIALMASISYGSTVVLPSAGFKAADSLAAIVRERCTVILGTPTMYVDLVRRIVESGARLETPEIATTGGATCSPKLFADMKHTLGVRKVKTVFGMTETTAVIFQSLHEETPEDVQETVGHVTDHYEAKVIDTAGHTVPFGEAGELCVRGYGTMLGYWGDEEKTRETIGADRWLKTGDRFALREDGYGKIVGRLKEVVIRGGENIYPKEVEDFLNTYPKILEAHCVGVPDERLGEELCAYVRLKDPSERIDREEVRRYCEGKLAYYKVPKYVRVLNELPKTTSGKVQKFKLLELFTNEQEHAQK